The following proteins are encoded in a genomic region of Haloarcula salinisoli:
- a CDS encoding prenyltransferase: MRTAILGRQLRALWLAARPSQVALIALVYAHGVGMARALTTSAVSWPAVAVGGAALLPVALGVHYANEYADVETDRLTERTPFSGGSGAVERTGVRRELLARAAGVATLVGIGGAVASWWSGLLSVAALALLGSTAVAGLAYSLPPAALIRRGVGELTNAALGGTLLPLYGVAVVGRVSATTVLAVVPFTVLVGCNLLSTHWPDREADAAVGKRTLAVRWSAPRLRRAYWLLAGVAVLLTIGLAGRVLPVPVVAAQALALPSLVWGGVVLTRQRSPFPAVSAMVLHAGASTAAWWWLTLG, translated from the coding sequence ATGAGAACTGCCATCTTGGGGCGACAGCTCCGGGCGCTGTGGCTGGCCGCGCGCCCGAGCCAGGTCGCGCTCATCGCGCTCGTCTACGCGCACGGGGTCGGCATGGCACGGGCACTGACGACCTCCGCTGTGTCGTGGCCGGCAGTCGCGGTCGGCGGCGCCGCCCTGCTCCCCGTAGCGCTGGGCGTCCACTACGCGAACGAGTACGCGGACGTCGAGACCGACCGCCTGACCGAGCGGACGCCCTTCTCCGGCGGGAGCGGCGCCGTAGAGCGGACCGGTGTCCGACGGGAGTTACTCGCGCGGGCTGCTGGCGTCGCGACACTGGTCGGTATCGGTGGCGCCGTCGCCAGCTGGTGGTCCGGGCTGCTGTCCGTGGCCGCACTCGCACTCCTTGGTAGCACCGCCGTCGCGGGACTGGCGTACTCGCTCCCGCCGGCGGCGCTCATCCGCCGTGGCGTTGGCGAACTGACTAACGCTGCCCTCGGCGGGACGCTGCTCCCGCTGTACGGCGTCGCAGTCGTCGGGCGCGTCAGCGCGACGACGGTGCTTGCGGTGGTACCGTTTACCGTGCTGGTCGGCTGTAATCTGCTTTCGACCCACTGGCCCGACCGCGAGGCCGACGCCGCGGTCGGGAAGCGGACACTTGCTGTCCGGTGGTCGGCACCCCGACTCAGGCGGGCGTACTGGCTGCTCGCGGGCGTCGCGGTCCTCCTGACCATCGGGCTCGCCGGGCGGGTGCTGCCGGTCCCAGTCGTCGCGGCCCAGGCGCTCGCGCTGCCGTCGCTGGTGTGGGGTGGCGTCGTGCTCACCCGCCAGCGCTCCCCGTTCCCCGCGGTGAGCGCGATGGTCCTCCACGCGGGCGCGAGCACGGCGGCGTGGTGGTGGCTCACGCTCGGGTAG
- a CDS encoding UPF0058 family protein: MKKQELIHLHSLLAQVQHHYEADTGSDVEHDEYADLGVKPTSIHKSKTDHKAAVFALADGLTDDMVAESEEPLTLAAD, translated from the coding sequence ATGAAGAAGCAAGAGCTCATTCATCTTCACAGCCTTCTCGCACAGGTACAGCACCATTACGAAGCCGACACAGGGAGCGACGTCGAACACGACGAGTACGCAGATCTCGGTGTCAAGCCGACATCGATTCACAAGTCGAAGACAGACCACAAAGCCGCTGTCTTTGCGCTTGCGGACGGTCTCACCGACGACATGGTCGCCGAGAGCGAGGAACCGCTGACGCTCGCCGCCGACTGA
- a CDS encoding translation initiation factor eIF-1A: protein MSEDTGRRNLRMPNSDQLFAVVTEHLGGNHVRLQCEDGETRMGRIPGRMKFRTWINEEDIVLAEPWDWQDEKANVEWRYDGQDADQLRAEGHLDSLTA from the coding sequence GTGAGTGAAGATACAGGGCGGCGGAATCTCCGCATGCCAAACAGCGATCAGTTGTTCGCAGTCGTAACGGAACACCTCGGTGGGAACCACGTCCGTCTCCAGTGTGAGGACGGCGAGACCCGCATGGGCCGAATCCCTGGCCGGATGAAGTTCCGGACCTGGATTAACGAGGAAGACATCGTCCTCGCGGAGCCGTGGGACTGGCAAGACGAGAAAGCCAACGTCGAGTGGCGCTACGACGGCCAGGACGCCGACCAGCTTCGTGCCGAAGGCCACCTCGATTCGCTGACTGCCTGA